From the Hevea brasiliensis isolate MT/VB/25A 57/8 chromosome 15, ASM3005281v1, whole genome shotgun sequence genome, one window contains:
- the LOC110653370 gene encoding calcium-binding protein KRP1, with the protein MASSQNQNPSPNFHDYLPLMAHKLGGDGLIGELCNGFNLLMDSEKGVITFDSLKRNSALLGLQDLSDDDLRCMLKEGDFDCDGALNQMEFCVLMFRLSPELMEESRFLLEEALLQELKDFSY; encoded by the coding sequence ATGGCGTCCTCACAAAACCAAAACCCATCCCCCAACTTCCATGACTACCTGCCTCTTATGGCCCACAAGCTGGGCGGCGATGGCCTAATCGGGGAGCTATGCAATGGGTTCAATCTTCTGATGGATAGTGAAAAGGGTGTGATCACTTTCGACAGTCTGAAAAGAAATTCTGCTCTATTGGGATTGCAAGACTTGAGTGATGATGATTTGAGGTGTATGTTAAAGGAAGGTGATTTTGATTGTGACGGCGCACTCAATCAGATGGAGTTCTGCGTTCTTATGTTTAGATTAAGCCCTGAGTTGATGGAGGAGTCCCGGTTTTTGCTAGAGGAGGCTCTTCTACAGGAGTTGAAGGATTTTTCTTATTGA